In a genomic window of Hydrogenimonas thermophila:
- a CDS encoding TolC family protein, whose amino-acid sequence MTKIVKSFALFIIIPSALLASNSIVEYVKTAQKRLSLEDQIQMINKEKNLRISAKKLQSFANFSVDIQYTQTKDQLLPNYFHTIDYSLSDNIDIFNKNSLIIEKLYLESEKSKYLIWQRKEQLFLSLVNMIAAYHRIHKLLTLHQRFYNEQKEILTKLTEAYKAGAIPKIESERFANALTLFHGRIVQEEELVKNLSQRLNLYVPDQPIPNFEEVSIHTDISNFIKQNPLLRYKKIESKIANKEAEFIKKSWLPDAVIGAAYQQNSDPTANGNNYSFFTGIHMNFDSGLKKEAEAAKVQALRVKSEEISLKIKEQERYLDYLGKIQAAKRKEKILKPALQRALLTMQRVKTAYLKHYIDFNSYLQTLQSLLSIQEEEIDALITKQKNIVILNTLSTGKIYE is encoded by the coding sequence TTGACAAAAATAGTAAAAAGTTTTGCTCTATTTATCATCATACCTTCTGCTCTATTGGCTTCAAATTCTATTGTTGAGTATGTAAAAACTGCACAAAAAAGATTGTCATTAGAAGATCAAATTCAAATGATCAACAAAGAAAAAAATCTTAGAATATCAGCTAAAAAACTTCAGAGTTTTGCCAATTTTTCAGTAGATATCCAATATACACAAACAAAAGATCAACTCCTGCCTAATTATTTTCATACAATAGATTATTCATTAAGTGACAACATTGACATATTTAATAAAAATAGTCTGATTATAGAAAAATTGTATCTTGAATCAGAAAAGTCAAAATATCTTATTTGGCAGAGAAAAGAGCAACTCTTTTTATCACTTGTTAATATGATTGCTGCTTATCATCGCATACATAAGTTGTTAACACTGCATCAACGATTTTATAATGAACAAAAAGAGATATTGACAAAGCTTACAGAAGCATATAAAGCAGGTGCAATACCTAAAATTGAGAGTGAAAGATTTGCCAATGCTCTTACACTTTTTCATGGACGTATCGTTCAAGAAGAAGAGCTTGTTAAAAACCTTAGCCAACGATTGAATCTTTATGTCCCTGATCAACCAATTCCAAATTTTGAAGAAGTATCTATTCATACCGATATTTCAAACTTCATTAAACAAAATCCACTTCTTAGGTATAAAAAAATTGAAAGCAAAATTGCAAACAAAGAGGCAGAGTTTATTAAAAAAAGCTGGTTGCCTGATGCTGTAATAGGTGCGGCTTACCAACAAAACAGTGATCCCACTGCAAATGGTAACAATTACTCATTTTTTACCGGTATTCACATGAACTTTGACAGTGGATTAAAAAAAGAGGCTGAAGCTGCAAAAGTACAGGCTTTAAGAGTAAAAAGTGAAGAAATTTCTCTAAAAATTAAAGAACAAGAGCGTTATTTAGATTATCTTGGAAAAATTCAAGCAGCTAAACGTAAAGAGAAGATACTTAAACCAGCACTACAACGTGCATTATTGACAATGCAAAGAGTTAAAACAGCATATTTGAAACACTATATTGACTTTAACAGTTACCTTCAAACACTTCAATCACTACTCTCAATTCAAGAAGAAGAGATAGATGCTCTCATTACAAAGCAAAAAAATATTGTCATTCTAAATACCCTAAGCACAGGAAAAATATATGAATAA
- a CDS encoding tyrosine-type recombinase/integrase, with the protein MARVKSKKYQGVYLNKLANGDVSYSFTYKDEGGKKVWVTVGKKSAGITEIYTYNKRNEYINKIRLGEDPLEAKKIRKSKVLDDAYQLYIKDRELHNRALHDEIARYENHIKPTFGAIPIASITPEAIQKLQKQKIDEGYSLKTVNHIINLLSTIINVAIEKELFKGNNPAKKVKRLKVDNARERFLNVDEVKLLLDTVKDNPMIYLFCNLALSTGGRLETILAIQKKDIDLNSGTIKLKDFKNNSTYTGFINNNLHSLLGDLLPKLKANDYILSGNSEPLTARQIQVPLKRILDNLFNKGLKPNDRKNRVVIHTLRHTFASHLAINGTPIYTIQRLMNHKDINMTLRYAKLAPDSGREAVKGLFFS; encoded by the coding sequence ATGGCAAGGGTAAAAAGCAAGAAGTATCAGGGAGTATATCTTAACAAGTTAGCAAATGGAGATGTTAGCTATTCATTCACTTACAAAGATGAAGGGGGTAAAAAAGTATGGGTAACAGTTGGCAAAAAATCAGCAGGTATTACTGAAATATACACTTACAATAAAAGGAATGAGTATATTAATAAAATTAGATTAGGTGAAGACCCACTAGAAGCAAAAAAGATACGTAAAAGTAAGGTTTTGGATGATGCATATCAACTCTATATAAAAGATAGAGAGCTACACAATAGAGCATTACACGATGAAATAGCCAGATATGAGAATCATATTAAACCAACATTTGGAGCTATTCCAATAGCCTCTATAACTCCAGAGGCAATACAAAAACTACAAAAACAAAAAATAGATGAGGGATACAGTCTAAAAACTGTAAATCATATAATCAACTTACTATCAACTATCATTAATGTAGCTATAGAGAAAGAGCTATTTAAAGGTAACAACCCAGCTAAAAAAGTTAAACGCCTTAAAGTGGACAATGCAAGAGAACGCTTTTTGAATGTTGATGAGGTTAAATTATTGCTTGATACAGTTAAAGACAATCCAATGATTTATCTTTTTTGTAATCTTGCATTATCAACAGGTGGACGACTTGAAACAATACTTGCAATCCAAAAAAAAGATATTGATCTAAACAGTGGGACAATAAAGCTAAAAGACTTTAAAAACAATAGTACCTATACAGGATTTATAAATAATAATCTTCACTCTTTATTAGGTGACTTACTACCAAAACTAAAAGCAAATGATTATATTTTAAGTGGCAATAGTGAACCACTAACAGCACGACAGATACAAGTACCATTAAAACGAATATTGGATAATCTCTTTAATAAAGGATTGAAGCCAAACGACCGTAAAAACAGAGTAGTTATACACACGCTAAGACATACATTTGCAAGTCATTTAGCTATTAATGGAACTCCAATATACACAATTCAAAGGCTTATGAATCATAAAGATATAAATATGACGTTGAGGTATGCAAAGTTAGCACCAGATAGCGGACGGGAAGCGGTTAAAGGTTTATTTTTTTCTTAA
- a CDS encoding efflux RND transporter periplasmic adaptor subunit, with protein sequence MNNPQYILILILTFCNTLFALSSHHVKVSVVEPKKAELPIEVKVRGIVEAEMAYGVNTQAEGILHNHVINAQQVEKGNVIAILENPQLKKSIGRLKEQIELIQNAINIENKKLKSAKEMLDLGIISNNDYLSQQNRLNSKKLELTKAKNKLEKMTIQYKQLVIKAPFSGFVTELKADGSYIGYGGYVCKIQSQNMQVRLFVPHLFAKKLYTGETVSLKVDDQTIKAKIVEILPKTTDNLVNVIAKPNKPLPANLNIEADIMTKKISGWIIPKQSIVLIENRPAIFIIKQGIAKLHFITIQKDMVSRVLVSDRLSPSDKIVLKNAYMLHDGIAVEIVK encoded by the coding sequence ATGAATAATCCTCAATATATTCTCATTTTAATTCTTACATTTTGCAACACGCTTTTTGCACTATCGTCACATCATGTAAAAGTAAGTGTTGTTGAACCTAAAAAAGCTGAACTGCCAATAGAAGTAAAGGTAAGAGGCATTGTAGAGGCTGAAATGGCATATGGTGTCAATACACAAGCTGAAGGTATTTTACATAACCATGTCATAAATGCACAGCAAGTAGAGAAAGGTAATGTTATTGCAATACTAGAAAACCCTCAGTTAAAAAAGAGTATCGGTCGTTTAAAAGAGCAGATCGAATTAATACAAAATGCCATTAATATTGAAAATAAAAAACTAAAAAGTGCAAAAGAGATGCTAGATCTTGGCATTATCAGCAATAATGACTACTTATCTCAACAAAACAGACTAAATAGTAAAAAATTGGAGTTGACAAAAGCTAAAAACAAACTTGAAAAGATGACTATACAATATAAACAACTTGTTATAAAAGCACCATTTTCAGGCTTTGTAACTGAATTAAAAGCAGATGGTAGCTATATTGGATATGGAGGTTATGTTTGTAAAATTCAAAGCCAAAATATGCAAGTAAGACTCTTTGTACCTCATCTATTTGCTAAAAAACTGTACACAGGTGAAACAGTCTCTTTAAAAGTTGATGATCAAACCATAAAAGCTAAGATAGTTGAAATCCTTCCAAAAACAACTGACAACCTTGTCAATGTTATTGCAAAACCAAACAAACCGTTACCTGCCAACTTAAATATTGAAGCAGATATTATGACTAAAAAAATTAGCGGATGGATTATTCCAAAGCAATCTATAGTTCTAATAGAAAACAGACCGGCAATTTTTATAATAAAACAAGGTATTGCCAAACTCCACTTTATAACTATTCAAAAAGATATGGTAAGTAGAGTGCTTGTAAGCGATAGACTATCACCATCCGATAAAATCGTACTTAAAAATGCTTATATGCTTCATGACGGTATTGCTGTGGAGATTGTTAAATGA
- a CDS encoding AAA family ATPase gives MSDLIEKAINTRLNQSQNTDKPINAIVPQKETQPKPFLQPFTALIKDYQPPKWLVKGIIPNQGLIEFFGASGSFKSFIVLDIGYCISTGISWHGHEVKQGNVVYFAGEGHHGLISRVNALQRHYGKPPDGFYRSEKPINLSDEKELQEISEYLKQIGNIQLVIIDTLHRNSGESDEDSAKDFAKVLKNIDKYLAPYAKVIMWVHHTGHGTKERSRGTSARYASLDACYLIKRDDDSNIIEMKCTKMKDAEEPKPMMFEMESIETELINPDTNEQIRSLVPVKTDKTGSTTKDKPLTKRQKDVLSALRLAIKNDGRELPAEIKEREGFIEGRGVKLEQWRDEAYKVIDVDSDDEKSKMEAKKKAFQRVRKELKERDKVVIYDEWCYVPSDCKRKYQRDKQGQKPIKGE, from the coding sequence ATGAGCGACCTTATAGAGAAAGCCATAAATACAAGGCTAAACCAAAGCCAAAACACAGATAAACCAATTAATGCAATTGTACCACAAAAAGAGACACAGCCAAAGCCATTTTTACAGCCATTTACGGCATTGATAAAAGACTATCAACCCCCTAAATGGTTAGTAAAAGGAATCATACCAAATCAAGGACTTATAGAGTTTTTTGGGGCGAGTGGAAGCTTTAAAAGTTTTATTGTGCTTGATATTGGATACTGCATATCAACGGGCATAAGTTGGCACGGACACGAAGTAAAACAGGGTAATGTGGTTTATTTTGCAGGGGAAGGACATCACGGGCTTATATCACGGGTAAATGCACTCCAAAGACATTATGGAAAACCTCCAGATGGTTTTTATAGATCAGAAAAACCTATAAATTTGAGTGATGAAAAAGAGTTGCAAGAAATTAGCGAGTACTTAAAGCAAATAGGAAATATTCAGCTTGTAATCATTGATACACTGCATAGAAATAGCGGGGAGTCAGACGAAGACAGTGCAAAAGATTTTGCAAAGGTACTAAAGAATATTGATAAATATTTAGCACCTTATGCAAAGGTAATAATGTGGGTACACCATACAGGACACGGTACAAAAGAGAGAAGCAGGGGAACATCTGCACGTTACGCCTCATTGGACGCTTGTTACCTCATCAAAAGAGATGATGACAGCAATATTATAGAGATGAAGTGTACCAAGATGAAAGACGCTGAAGAGCCAAAGCCTATGATGTTTGAGATGGAATCTATAGAGACTGAACTAATCAACCCAGATACAAACGAGCAGATCAGATCATTAGTACCAGTCAAAACAGATAAAACAGGAAGCACCACCAAGGATAAGCCACTTACAAAGCGTCAAAAAGATGTTTTATCAGCTTTGAGACTTGCAATCAAAAACGATGGGCGGGAACTACCAGCCGAGATAAAAGAGCGTGAGGGTTTTATAGAGGGTAGAGGTGTTAAGTTGGAGCAGTGGAGAGATGAAGCCTATAAAGTGATAGATGTTGATTCAGATGATGAAAAATCAAAAATGGAAGCTAAGAAAAAAGCATTTCAAAGAGTACGAAAAGAGTTAAAAGAGCGGGACAAAGTGGTTATTTATGATGAGTGGTGTTATGTTCCGTCAGACTGTAAGCGTAAATATCAAAGGGACAAGCAAGGACAAAAACCTATAAAAGGCGAGTAA
- a CDS encoding helix-turn-helix transcriptional regulator, producing METTAKLIYEDLRSRYNRAVIGKKDLAKELGVSLSTIDNYIHRGFGIPPYKKLGTAHNARVVFNLVDVANFLAQTIKTA from the coding sequence ATGGAAACCACAGCAAAGTTAATCTATGAAGATTTAAGAAGCCGTTACAACAGAGCGGTTATAGGTAAAAAAGATTTAGCTAAAGAATTAGGCGTATCTCTTTCTACTATCGATAACTACATTCACAGAGGTTTTGGAATCCCACCATATAAAAAGCTAGGTACAGCACATAATGCGAGAGTGGTATTTAATCTTGTAGATGTAGCAAACTTTTTAGCACAGACTATCAAGACAGCATAA
- a CDS encoding VRR-NUC domain-containing protein, with product MTEQQIQKEIIKYLESIGAYTIKTIRTNRAGTPDIIACLDGKFIAIEVKRKGNKPTPLQLAKIEQIRASGGIAFIAYSKDDVVKCLSGSF from the coding sequence ATGACAGAACAGCAGATACAAAAAGAGATCATCAAATATCTTGAATCTATAGGAGCGTATACCATCAAGACCATTAGGACCAACAGAGCAGGAACGCCCGATATAATTGCTTGTTTAGATGGTAAATTTATCGCTATTGAAGTTAAACGCAAGGGTAACAAGCCCACGCCCCTACAATTAGCCAAAATAGAGCAGATAAGAGCGTCAGGCGGTATAGCATTTATAGCGTATAGTAAGGATGATGTAGTTAAGTGTTTAAGCGGGTCCTTCTAA
- a CDS encoding DEAD/DEAH box helicase family protein gives MQLMQHQQRGSKEIQHLIKDKMMAIVQAPERSGKTLMTIDAIANLPFSRVLVITKKKAIDGWKDDLKLYNDNFQSIKRIEIEVINYESLHKVAIKPELIIIDEFHYSISSFPKTPAKAKLIRDNWLDVPKIYISATPAPESASQWFHPMWLSSHHPFSQFKNFYEWANKFVNIELKSYGHGTVKDYSNAKTDQIMQYIRPHLIQIKREETGIKFQPSIVPVYIDLDPRTIALIEKLKRDRVLGRTFIADTPVKLINGMYQLECGALLVDGIYHDMGNREHINFIKSNFGDTKDVAIMTRWVGERQIMEREFKNALILSSHSHAEGVELSHVEHLIISSLDYSTARYQQRNARQASVKRKTPIKVHVLMSKDQVSEAVYKIVALKHQDFKARMFMSKVNTPYKPFTYAR, from the coding sequence ATGCAACTTATGCAACATCAACAGCGTGGAAGCAAAGAGATCCAACACCTCATCAAAGATAAGATGATGGCAATCGTACAAGCTCCAGAGAGAAGCGGTAAAACTCTTATGACTATAGACGCTATAGCAAACCTACCTTTTAGCAGGGTATTAGTCATCACTAAGAAAAAAGCGATTGATGGTTGGAAAGATGATCTTAAACTCTATAACGATAACTTTCAATCTATTAAACGAATTGAAATAGAAGTTATCAATTACGAAAGTTTGCATAAAGTAGCTATCAAGCCAGAGTTAATCATTATCGATGAATTTCACTACTCTATATCTTCATTTCCAAAAACGCCCGCTAAAGCAAAGCTAATAAGAGATAATTGGTTAGACGTGCCAAAGATTTACATATCAGCCACACCAGCACCAGAGAGTGCTAGTCAATGGTTCCATCCTATGTGGCTAAGTAGTCATCATCCATTTAGCCAGTTTAAAAACTTCTATGAGTGGGCTAATAAGTTTGTAAATATCGAGTTAAAGAGTTACGGACACGGTACAGTCAAAGATTATAGCAATGCTAAAACAGATCAGATCATGCAGTACATCAGACCCCACCTCATCCAAATAAAAAGAGAAGAGACGGGCATTAAATTTCAGCCATCCATAGTACCCGTATATATAGACTTAGACCCCCGCACAATAGCACTAATTGAGAAGCTGAAAAGAGATCGAGTATTAGGGCGTACATTCATAGCAGATACGCCCGTAAAGTTGATAAATGGAATGTACCAGTTAGAATGCGGGGCTTTACTTGTAGATGGCATTTATCACGATATGGGAAACCGTGAGCATATCAACTTTATTAAGTCTAATTTTGGAGATACTAAAGATGTAGCGATTATGACCCGTTGGGTTGGAGAGCGTCAGATAATGGAGAGAGAATTTAAAAACGCATTGATTCTAAGCAGTCATAGCCACGCAGAGGGGGTAGAATTAAGCCACGTTGAACATCTCATAATATCAAGCCTTGATTACTCAACAGCACGATACCAGCAACGCAATGCACGTCAAGCCAGTGTCAAGCGAAAGACCCCTATTAAAGTACACGTTTTAATGAGTAAGGACCAGGTAAGCGAAGCAGTTTATAAAATCGTAGCACTTAAACACCAGGACTTTAAAGCCAGAATGTTTATGTCAAAAGTGAACACACCTTATAAACCGTTCACTTATGCAAGATAA